One window of the Pseudarthrobacter sp. ATCC 49987 genome contains the following:
- the coaE gene encoding dephospho-CoA kinase, whose product MLKIGLTGGIASGKSVAASRLRELGAVVIDADALAREVVEPGTPGLAKVVDAFSKAVLTHDGGLDRPKLGALVFGNPDRLAVLNSIIHPLVRERAAALAAAAPKGGVVVQDIPLLVETGQGHNFHLVVVVDAPDAVRVQRMMQHRHMTAADAQARMAAQAGRQDRLAAADVVLDNSGSKEELRDAVDRLWKFRLAPFAENLTKRRLAPRTGGPVLTPANPDWPAQAARFIARLRAAAAPDILALDHVGSTAVPGLAAKDVLDLQLGVEDMAAADRIAPLLAEAGFPAWPGVVADNPKPPHPDPADWRKRLHGNADPGRAVNLHVRAVGSPGWQFALCFRDWLRDDAVARADYLAEKRRVARLHGVDKSTAGYAADKEAWFAGHAAVRMEEWVQRTGWKPPSYSAPEPENRLENRPGTDPGDTTPGTAQS is encoded by the coding sequence GTGCTGAAAATCGGGTTGACGGGCGGCATCGCCTCAGGCAAGTCAGTGGCCGCCTCGCGCCTGCGCGAACTCGGTGCCGTGGTGATCGACGCAGACGCCCTGGCCCGCGAGGTCGTGGAGCCCGGAACGCCGGGGCTCGCCAAGGTGGTGGACGCTTTCAGCAAAGCCGTCCTGACGCACGACGGCGGCCTGGACAGGCCGAAGCTCGGCGCCCTTGTCTTCGGCAACCCGGATCGGCTCGCGGTGCTCAACAGCATCATCCACCCCCTCGTCCGGGAGCGTGCCGCCGCGCTGGCCGCAGCGGCCCCGAAGGGCGGCGTCGTGGTCCAGGACATCCCGCTCCTCGTCGAGACCGGCCAGGGCCACAATTTCCACCTGGTCGTGGTGGTGGACGCCCCGGACGCTGTCCGGGTGCAACGGATGATGCAGCACCGGCACATGACCGCCGCGGACGCGCAGGCCAGGATGGCCGCACAGGCCGGCAGGCAGGACCGGCTGGCAGCGGCAGACGTTGTCCTGGACAACTCAGGATCCAAGGAGGAACTCCGCGACGCCGTGGACCGGCTCTGGAAGTTCCGGCTCGCGCCGTTCGCGGAGAACCTGACCAAGCGCCGCCTCGCGCCGCGGACCGGCGGGCCGGTGCTGACTCCCGCCAACCCGGACTGGCCCGCGCAGGCCGCCCGGTTCATCGCGCGCCTGCGGGCGGCCGCGGCGCCGGACATCCTGGCCCTTGACCATGTCGGTTCCACTGCCGTTCCTGGACTCGCGGCGAAGGACGTTCTTGACCTCCAGCTCGGCGTGGAGGACATGGCCGCCGCGGACCGGATCGCGCCGCTGCTGGCGGAGGCCGGGTTCCCCGCCTGGCCCGGCGTTGTCGCCGATAACCCCAAGCCCCCGCACCCCGACCCGGCGGACTGGCGAAAGCGGCTGCACGGCAACGCGGACCCCGGGCGGGCGGTCAACCTCCACGTCCGGGCGGTGGGATCCCCGGGCTGGCAGTTCGCGCTCTGCTTCCGTGACTGGTTGCGCGACGACGCGGTCGCCCGGGCTGACTACCTCGCCGAGAAGCGCCGGGTCGCCAGGCTGCACGGCGTCGACAAATCCACTGCGGGCTACGCTGCCGACAAGGAAGCCTGGTTCGCCGGGCACGCCGCGGTGCGGATGGAGGAGTGGGTGCAGCGCACCGGCTGGAAACCGCCGTCGTACAGCGCCCCGGAACCGGAGAACCGGCTGGAGAACCGGCCGGGGACGGACCCGGGCGATACCACCCCGGGTACCGCCCAAAGCTGA